In Thermomonas carbonis, a single genomic region encodes these proteins:
- a CDS encoding Nudix family hydrolase, with protein sequence MKQIHVVAGVIRDARGRILLARRTEGRDLAGLWEFPGGKVEAGESPEDALIRELHEELGIQATVGASLIRVPQQYPGKRLLLDARHVEFDGVPEGLDGQALAWVPQGDLADYPMPPADVPVVAALTQPDRYLVTPAPGDDEAWLTSLADALAHGVRRVQLRARDVEARRWRGLVARAVALSRRVGAEVLLNGDIAQAREAGIGVHLRSAQLHDAALQASLDDMRAAGHAIAASCHDAGDLQRAEALGCSFVVLGPLQATASHPGQPGIGWDAFSGVREHVSLPIYAIGGLAPVDIADARTHGAQGIAAIRGLWPGGNA encoded by the coding sequence ATGAAGCAGATCCACGTTGTCGCCGGCGTCATCCGCGATGCGCGCGGCCGTATCCTGCTGGCGCGTCGTACCGAAGGGCGTGATCTCGCCGGCCTGTGGGAATTCCCCGGCGGCAAGGTCGAAGCCGGCGAGTCGCCTGAAGACGCACTGATCCGCGAGCTGCATGAGGAACTCGGCATCCAGGCCACGGTCGGCGCATCGCTGATCCGCGTCCCCCAGCAATACCCCGGCAAGCGGTTGCTACTGGACGCGCGCCATGTCGAATTCGATGGCGTGCCCGAGGGGCTGGACGGGCAGGCGCTGGCTTGGGTGCCGCAGGGAGATCTCGCCGATTACCCGATGCCGCCCGCGGACGTGCCGGTGGTCGCCGCGTTGACCCAGCCGGATCGCTACCTGGTCACGCCAGCCCCTGGCGACGACGAGGCCTGGCTGACTTCACTGGCGGATGCGCTGGCGCACGGCGTGCGCCGCGTGCAGTTGCGCGCGCGCGATGTCGAGGCGCGTCGCTGGCGCGGTCTGGTTGCGCGTGCCGTTGCGCTGAGCCGTCGCGTGGGTGCCGAGGTGCTGCTCAACGGCGACATCGCCCAGGCCCGGGAAGCGGGCATCGGCGTGCACCTGCGCTCGGCCCAGTTGCACGATGCCGCACTGCAGGCTTCGCTGGATGACATGCGCGCCGCCGGCCACGCAATCGCCGCGTCCTGCCACGACGCAGGCGACCTGCAGCGGGCCGAGGCGCTGGGTTGCAGTTTCGTCGTGCTTGGCCCGCTGCAGGCGACCGCGTCCCATCCGGGCCAGCCGGGCATCGGTTGGGATGCCTTTTCAGGCGTGCGCGAGCACGTGTCATTGCCGATCTATGCGATCGGCGGCCTAGCGCCCGTGGATATCGCCGACGCCCGCACGCATGGTGCGCAGGGGATTGCCGCGATCCGCGGCTTGTGGCCTGGCGGAAACGCCTAG